TGCTGAAAAGAGCAGATGAGGAGGCAGACACCTCTCTGCCTATGGACCAGGATGATGGGCAGTTTTCTGATACCCTCCAGAGGTTTGACCACATAACACGGGCTTTGGAAATGGATGATCAGGACCGAGATATGCAACTCAGTAAAAAATACAAGTTCCTGCAAGTACAGTCGGCACAGGAATCTGAGGAAGAGCGAGATGGAGACAGCGAGATGGAAGGCAATGAGGAAGAAGCTGCCATCCACCTAATCAAACGCTTTGGAGGGTTCCTCAAAAACAAGTATGGCTACAGGAAGTTCATGGATCCTGGCAGGCCTTTGCAAAAGAGATATGGGGGTTTCATAGGCGTCCGCAAATCCGCTCGCAAATGGAACAACCAGAAGCGTTTTAGCGAGTTCCTCAAGCAGTATTTGGGCATGAGTACTCGAGCTAGCGAGTTCAATAGTATGTCTGCTGATGTCACCCAACCGAATGAGTAAGCTTTGACCTTTGAAGCGAATAAAATTACCCAGCAAACCATTTGTTATGCTCATTCGAAAGATATCATGCACCGTTCTCCTCAAACACAAAAAGCTCTCATAGTGCCACAGAGTTAGATGTGCATTTACTCACTGAAGCATCTAATCTGTGTCAAACAAAGCTAACAATAAGTGATATTAGCTTGAAGTTTGAAGAAAACTATTCAGATTCAATTCGAGACATCTATAGATTGGTATTGTATATGAAGGCCCCTGTAGTTTAATTCTACATTGTACATTCTACAAAAGACCATTTGAAAACTTTATCAGATTCAAATCCATCTCCTCTACAACActgccacctattggtcaaTGAAAATTCCCATAATGAAAACTCCAAACTAAGGTGGGATGTCATTTAGACGGTAATTACACAAAATAGAAtgattaaaggaatagttcaccaaaaaaaatgtaaaaaaaaattgtcacgACTTACTTAACATTATGTCGTTTTGAGCTCCAAACGCACCGTAAATCACCACTAAAGTCAAGACTTTTTTTAAGTACGTTTTTAACTCATTTTTGCCATCAAACCTAATTTTTGCTTTCAAATCTCGAATCAAATTTGCGACGCTGCAATTTGGTCACGTGACGAACCAATTATGTTTGGGAATGGGAAGCGATAGATTACTCATAAATCTGtgatttcagaagacttggagtatagtcatatggactactttttatgccacattttgttatttttggagcTTAATGGGCTGTATAAATAGCAAtctgctttcattgtatggaaaacataactattttacGAAGTAGCGTTTTTGTATGATTTCGTACAATGTGAATCATATGACAATATgcttttaagaaaaaaagaaagcccAAACCAGCCCAAACCTCACTCCTAAACATAACCATCACTGTGCGTAAACAGTACAAATATGATTGTACCGATGATTTCAAACTAGCCACCAATTTGCCAAAACGTAAAACAGTtatgaattgccatgagattgtATTGGGTGAAGAGCAGCTTGAACAATCTGCTTAACATCTCCTTTTTGGTTTTAATGAAGAAGGAATATAAAATGGGGTCAGAACGATATGAGCGCAAGTAattgatgatagaattttcattttttggtgaactatccctctaaGGGGATTAAGGAAAGCTAATCTGTGTTTACGGTCTCCCCCccccaaaataaataaagccagATTTCACATAAATCATTCCAGCAAAGACTCATCACTGTAAAATGCCTATACAAACATAACAAATTCTATCATGCACATGCACAGAGTTTGCTTCCTCATCAAAAAGTGGAAAACCAAaagctttcattttatttttttgaagctgtcaaagtttatttgtatttgtgcaTACGAAATGATGTATTTATGCAAACATTACTGAGTCATGCTTTTCCCTTTATTCCAATACTAAAACTCATGATGTTCAATAAATGATCTGTACATAGTAACACTGAACTGTCAATAAAATAGTTTACTATTTTCTGTGGCTTGTCATGCAGCAAATGATTGTGTCCTGAAGTATTTTGTTCATCATAAATTTAAATCTCAGTCTAAAACAATGTAATATTTTCTACCTGTTCACCTTATTGTATACTGAAAGCACCCCACCTTTTCATTCTCAAAAGgacaaatattaaaatgcaaCGCTTGCTTTAGGTCATACTTGTTTGCACAAacgtttatttaaaaaaggcaTGAAGCAACTTAAGTTTCATGAAAGGAAATACTTTGGAAGTactttacaaaaatatacaaaaagatTGTTCTCCATGAGGTTCATTGAATGTCTCTCAGGCTAGGATGTCTTACACAACTGTTGGAAATGCATAAAGACTTACAGAGATCTTCAGGATAAAGTACATTCAGTTTTAATGATGTCAAAGCATCAAGCTTTGCAAAAATAATTAGAGTTGAGCTACACATGAAAACGGATGACACATTGAAATCTTATtcgaaatattaagaaaatatttggaCCCAATATTAAGAATATGAACCAAACAGTTGGTTACAACTTTCCCATAAATGATCAACAGATCCTTTTCACATTATTTTGCAGAGATGTATACAATGTATGATCTTGCTGAGATTTTCTTTGGCAAGAACACAGACCAAACAAACGAACAGCAAGTGAGCGGACTGGGGCAAGAAGCGCaaaagtaaatgaataaattgtaTCAGATCATGCATGTTTACACAAATACTTCCTTAATATTGACATGACAGAAAAGTGAATCATCTTATTCCACAGAAGTATAACCTGTGACATATACATGATAATGACATGACATAGGCTTTAACACATCACAGATATCAAAACTGTAATACAAAATCCTGTTTTCCtccttttcaaaagtttgttttacaaAACTTTGCCCTGGAAATCGAAGAAAAAAACTGCTTATCAGCAGGTAAACATGGCATACATTAACACGTTATATGGTGTTGAAACATTTACTCTGGTTTCTTTTGTTAATCTACAATTAACCATAAGCTGCCAATTTTGCCCCTGAAAGCAATGGGCCACAGTAAAGTCTCTCCTGTCTCATTTCAGCTATTAAGTTGGAATGATAAGTAAACTTTCCATCTGTATCTAATGACAACAATATTTGAACCACATTAAACAATTTACATATACATTAAGTATATGGCTGTTTACTGCATGTAAGGAAGGTCACACTTCATCAGTTCTTGATATGATAAGATGCAGGAAGACTGCAGGAGTTGTGGGGCAGAGGCTGTCCTTTTCGCTTTTTAATTTTTCCAGCACCAACatggtttttaataaaaaacaaaacacgtAATCGTGATTAAAAAGTAGAAAAAGTTTTAAGTCGCAAAGGTGCTTTTTTGGTTTCCTCCAACCACAGTTCCAGATAAGTTCCTCTCTTGTGGGTCTCTGTAAGGATAGTGTTCTGTTTCCATCGATCTCAAGAAGGATTCAGTCGAGGAATCTCTGACAGGCCTTTTTCCAGCGGCAGGCGGTGCACCACTGGTCTCGGTGTTCAATGCCGTACACCTTCCTGCATTTCTTGGCTTCGCCCCGAATCCTCCTGTTAGTAGAAAATAAATTCAGAGTTCAATTTGACAtctaaatgcaacaaaacaaataaaatgttattcacAAAAAATTTGAAGGTGAACTACGTAATTTATACTactgtggtcagtaagatttttttctttaaagaaattaattcagggttttttttcagcaaggatgcattaaattgtcaAAACGTtccagtaaagacttttacattgttacaaaagatttttattccaaataaatgctgttctttcaaactttctagtcatcaaagaatcctgaaaaaagtatcacaaaaatattaagcagcacaactgttttcaacattgataataaaaagaaatgtttcttgagcagcaaatcagcatattagaatgatttctgaaggatcatgtgacactgaagactggagtaatgatgctgaaaattcagctttcccatcacaggaataaattacattttaaaatatattaaaacagaaaaataattcacaatatcactgtttttacagtatttttgatcaaataaatgcagctttgttgAGCACgagaatttcaaaaacattaaaaaaaaatcttactgaccccaaacttttgaacaatagtgtgattattaaatatttggcTGAAAAATGATGAACATTGGGTAGATTTATTCCATCCGGATTTAAATGTAGTGTACAAaagttttatattaaaatactaagATGTTATTGGTTACTATAATTTTCCCCTGCCCACCCAACCTTGGTTACGTCAAAAGAAAAGTCATTACaggtggagaaatttagtagaatgtatgtgtgtgtgtgtgtcttattcACATATgactttagtttttattttactattatttaagCTTCCTCTGGCACCAAAACAAATCCCTTGTGTATGAAAGCatacttggcaataaagctctttctaaGGCTAATCAGTTTCTGATTTCAATCTCAACAcatttttttgatcaaacataAACTTTATAAATGAAGACTGACTAAAAGAATAATTATTGCAAAAATCCAATCTCACCTGGAAGTGCAATGGTTTCTTGGAGGTGAAACACTGGCAGGATGTGGCCTGAAGGTGGCGTTGTTATTCTGGAGCCACTGTTCACCAACACTAACTGAACGACGGCGGAATGGTGAGCCCTGGGGGAcgagtagagagagagagagagagaccaccATTAGTCACAGAATGACGCACTGCAGGTAATATTACAGCTGCAAACACTACTCTGCGGTACAAACAATGCATCAGTGCGGtaaaactgtgaaaaaaaaatatacaatagaACTCATTCATTTCAAAGAAgtaatgttataaaaatacgcagatcacaatatttttacatgatttttcaACCAAGTGACAATCATGCCTTTTAGACAAATAGAACACAGTGTCCTCAACTCCACTAGATGGCACTGCAATACCATCAGCATCTCTTGTGGGTGGAACAAAggacacaaaaacaacatgggCATGTCACTCCCATTTCCAGTGCTAAAACACATAATGTCTTTGAGACCATGTGGTGCTTTGTATATTCTGAAAGCCTCAGAGAAAACATTGCATAACCAATCCATTACCTATAAATATTCCCACAGCGAAAAGTTCTCTTTAACGACATCTGTGCTTTCTTCAGCCCTGTAGATGATCAGTTAAAGAGGACcgtattatgcttttttttattttatttattttatttcttatttagtgtgtaattttgctgtttgagcatgaaaaaggtctgcaatgttacaaagcacaaagtccactcaaaaggagttattctctatatcagtgcgcacagtttctgaactccctgaaacacctccTTAGTAATTTTGAGTACATGTCATGACATTtctcatttattcaaataattcctcattcattcaaataattccCGCTTGAGGCATGCACAAAAATAGGGgcaaggcctggttgagtttCATTAGTAGTGTTGAAACTCACGGTTTACAGTAAGGGGCATGACATTTCCAAAATGTGCTCGAAGCGGCTGACTAATAACAACACGCTGATctagccgaccaatcagagcacactgcgctttacagaaggaggggcttcaaaGAGACCGAAATTAAACAGAGCGTTGCTGAAAGAcaatgaacattcaagcatgaaaacctatatTAGTAGACCCCTAAAACTAAaccaagactttgtaaaaggcataatatggcctctttaataaAGAAAACGCTCACCTGTTTGCTCTGGTGAACTGTGAGAGGTGGAGTCCAATGACAGGACACAGGAACAGACACTGGTTTACACTGAGTCACAACCTGAACGGGTGGAGGAGCCTAAAGAATCAACATCAACATATTAAACAATTGTCCATGTTTGTTCATTTAGGACAACAGTGACATGTGACACCAATCAGATCTTTGATGGCACTAAAAGCCCTCAAGGGAAACGGTGTTTAATTACATCACAACAATGTAAAGCATCTGACCTGGTAAGAGTGCTCAGAATGGACCTGCCAGAAGCTGCCCGGGGCTGACTGGCTGAGCGGGCTGGGCCGGAGCATCTCCGGGGTGGAGGGAGAAGGGGGCGTGTGCCGGCTGGGACTGGATGGGGAAGCGCAGGAAGGACGGTGGCCACCAGGGGGAGCGTTCTGCTCCAAGTCCTGATAGACTTCAGTGTAGTAGAAGTCTTCTTCCCTTTGGGAGTGTTCATCACTTTGTCTGCAGAAATCATAACACACAGTGTGTTTACAATCTAAACGTCCCAGATTGCTGCTTTCATTGGCGAGATGTATGGCGATTGTGATGCTTACCCAAGATGAGAATTTCGGATGTGACGTTTGATGCCTACTACTGTGGTCAGTATTTTTCCACAGTTTGGCCACAAGCACCGATATGCAACTTTTACTGAGTTCTACAGggtgaaaaacacaaacaaaataaataatctacATAAAAACCAACACCtcatgtattatatatatataaatatagtttaaaatctACCTTGCGTTTCCTTGGCGTTGGCTCATTAAACAACATTTGGTCCAGTTCCATGTCCAGGCCTTCATCAACGAGAGGGGCGCTCTTG
This window of the Ctenopharyngodon idella isolate HZGC_01 chromosome 17, HZGC01, whole genome shotgun sequence genome carries:
- the pnoca gene encoding prepronociceptin isoform X1; translated protein: MLYQTQSALQLLTHSVMKTPLWTLLLLGLCNPAWCDCQKDCLFCSQKLPNEYAFNNLVCLVECHGKLSPGNSWEMCRRTIVEQKPKASLSVGGAMLKRADEEADTSLPMDQDDGQFSDTLQRFDHITRALEMDDQDRDMQLSKKYKFLQVQSAQESEEERDGDSEMEGNEEEAAIHLIKRFGGFLKNKYGYRKFMDPGRPLQKRYGGFIGVRKSARKWNNQKRFSEFLKQYLGMSTRASEFNSMSADVTQPNE
- the pnoca gene encoding prepronociceptin isoform X2 codes for the protein MKTPLWTLLLLGLCNPAWCDCQKDCLFCSQKLPNEYAFNNLVCLVECHGKLSPGNSWEMCRRTIVEQKPKASLSVGGAMLKRADEEADTSLPMDQDDGQFSDTLQRFDHITRALEMDDQDRDMQLSKKYKFLQVQSAQESEEERDGDSEMEGNEEEAAIHLIKRFGGFLKNKYGYRKFMDPGRPLQKRYGGFIGVRKSARKWNNQKRFSEFLKQYLGMSTRASEFNSMSADVTQPNE
- the znf395a gene encoding zinc finger protein 395a, which codes for MVPKTRLGKRSPLGTLVCGSSADGLTETGPHGCPENGLHRSKLYPGQKVYVHCGGQECGGVVEQHNHVDNEVSIFLPQLNQHVHRKLEDVWTSPTSSSTSSVSSSIDVPRRNPETVDMDEIMAAMVLTSLSCSPVIQHTAPGSATPALCGMENAGGELSDAGYWSCDHGNGSPTPSPPIAELDKSAPLVDEGLDMELDQMLFNEPTPRKRKNSVKVAYRCLWPNCGKILTTVVGIKRHIRNSHLGQSDEHSQREEDFYYTEVYQDLEQNAPPGGHRPSCASPSSPSRHTPPSPSTPEMLRPSPLSQSAPGSFWQVHSEHSYQAPPPVQVVTQCKPVSVPVSCHWTPPLTVHQSKQGSPFRRRSVSVGEQWLQNNNATFRPHPASVSPPRNHCTSRRIRGEAKKCRKVYGIEHRDQWCTACRWKKACQRFLD